Sequence from the Aquimarina sp. Aq107 genome:
TATTTTAGTATTTAGTTTTGTTGGCTTTCAAACTCAAGAAGTAACTGTAGGTACAGCAGATAAAATAGATGTTACCTTATTAGAAGGGGAAGCTCTTAATACAATTATCGTTGTAGGTTCTAGAAGTCCGAAACGAACAGCTACAGATACTCCGGTCGCTGTAGATATTATTGATATGCAAGATATTGTGACCAAAAGTGGTAAAATAGAAATCAATGAATTATTACAATATTCTGCGCCTTCTTTTAATGCAAATAAACAATCTGGTTCTGATGGTGCAGATCATGTAGACCCTGCTAGTTTAAGAGGTCTTGGTCCGGATCAAACTTTAGTTCTGATTAATGGAAAAAGAAGACATAGTTCATCTTTAATCAACATTTTTGGAACTAGAGGTCGTGGAAATTCTGGTACTGACCTTAATACAATTCCTGCTACCTCAATAAAAAGAATAGAAATTCTTCGTGATGGTGCTGCAGCACAATATGGTTCTGATGCTATTGCAGGTGTTATAAACATTGTGCTAAAAGATAATATTGATAAACTAAGTGGTAGTATCAGTTATGGAGCATATAACACAAATGCCAAAGGAGATTTTCCTGATGGCACTCCAAATACAGACGGGAATCGTTTAGACACCGAAAATGATGGTAATAGAATCGCCGATGATAAAAGTTTTGATGGTGGCTCTGTTAAAGTAACGGCTAATTACGGTGTTGGTATCGGAGATAAAGGATACATCAATTTTACCACAGAATATTTAAGTAAAAATAAAACCCTTAGACCTGGGTTTGATTTTAGAAGAGGATTTGGAGAAGCTGCCATTGATGGTTTTAATCTATTTGTAAATGCTAATGTTCCTTTATCAGAAAAAACAGAATTATATGCTTTTGGAGGAAGAAACTATCGTGACACAGATGCTTTTGCTTTTACTCGTAATGGAGGCGAACGTGTGGTAACCGAAATTTATCCTAATGGTTTTACTCCAAGAATAACTTCTAACATTATTGATAATTCAATTTCTGCTGGAGTACGAACTGAGACAGACAACGGTTGGAAAATTGATCTAAGTAATACTTGGGGTAAAAACAATTTTCATTATTTCATAGAAGGTACATTAAATGCTTCATTAGAAGAAAACTCGCCTACAGAATTTGATGCAGGAGGACACAGCCTAAGTCAAAACACAATTAATTTGGATTTTTCTAAATATTATCCAAAAATGGCTCAAGGCTTAAACCTTGCTTTTGGAGCAGAATACAGAACAGAAAACTTTATCATTTTTGCAGGAGAAGAAGGTTCTTATGCTACCTATGATATAAATGGGTTACCTATTGTAGATCCTGCAACGCAAACACAACCGGTAGATCCCGATAGTGGTGAATTAAGACCAGGAGGCTCACAAGGATTTCCAGGATATAGTCCTGCTAACGAAGTAGACCGATCTAGATCTAACTTATCCCTATATGCAGACGCAGAATTAGATATTACCGATGCATTTCTTTTAGCCGGTGCTGCAAGATTCGAAAACTATAGCGATTTTGGAAGTACTATTAATGGTAAATTAGCTTTACGAATTAAAGCTTCTGAAAATATTAATATTAGAGGTTCGATAAGTACTGGATTTAGAGCTCCATCATTAGCGCAAATCTATTACAATCTTAGATTTACTGACTTCCAAGGTGGTATTGCTACAGAAACTTTATTAGCTCCTAATAATAGTCAGGTTACTGCATCTTTCGGTATTGATAGGTTAAAAGAAGAAACTTCTTTAAACGCTTCTCTTGGTTTAACTGCTAAATTGGGAGATTTCTCAGCTACGGTAGATGGATATTATATTGACATAAAAGATCGTATCGTTCTTACTGGTACTTTTGAAGCTACAGAAATTGATAACGTTAATGAAGCTCAATTTTTTGCTAATGGAGTTGATACAGAAACCGTAGGTATGGACCTTGTACTATCGTGGAAAGGAAATTATAATTTTGGAACATTATCTGCACTATTAGCTGGAAATGTAAACAATATGTATATCACAGCTGTAAATACTAATTTAGATACTGATATTTTCTTTGGAAAAAGAGAACAAGCATTTTTACTGGCCTCTGCTCCAAGAAGTAAATTTGCATTAAACCTTAATTACAATACGGAAAAATTTAATGCTGGTCTTGGTTTGACTCGTTTTAGTGATATCACTCTCGTAGATTTTGTAGACACAGAAGATGAATATGGAGCAAAAATAACCGCTGATCTTACCTTAGGTTATAAGTTATCAGACCAATTAAAACTAACCATTGGAGGTAACAATATCACTAACGAATATCCTGATCAACAAAATGATGGAGAAACCGAAGCTGGTGGATATTGGGATGCCGTTCAAATGGGATTTGGTGGAGCCTATTATTATGCTAGATTAGATTTTAGCTTCTAAATGGTTTAAAGTTGTATTATCAATAAAAAGAGTCGGAAATGATTTGACATCAAAGTCATTGTTTTCGACTCTCTTTTTGTTTACATAAATACTTACGCATATCGTTATTACTTTATTATAAACATTGTAATCACAATATCCAATACATAAATATTTTAAAGTAAAATAGTCTATATCCACTATTTTTTTATTTGTTTTTATTAACAGATCAAAAAAAACAAAAAAACAAAAATAGACTACCAAAAACTATCATTTATTCTAAACAAAACTTAAAAAAATAAAGTTTTATCATTTTAGCTTAATTCAGACAAATATTTAGTGTAAAATTCCCTTTAAAAAAAATAGAATAACTGGCTCTCTCCCTTTGTAAATATTGATTTATTACTATCTTTATTTTTAAACCAATTTAATTATTATTTACATGAAAAAACTCACTCTCATTTTGTTGGGCTTATTTATTTCTATGACCCATGCTCAAAACACAATCACTGGAACTGTTACGGATAGTCAAGGCTCCCCACTACCAGGCGTCAATATTCTCGAAAAAGGTACCAATAATGGTAGCATTACCGATTTCGAAGGAGCCTATAGTATTGAAGCTGATTCTTATGGAACTCTAGTTTTTAGTTTTGTAGGGTTTGAAACTAAGCAAGTCTCAATTAATGCCCAATCGATTATTAACGTTACTCTTTCTAGCGGCTCAGAGCTTGATGAAGTTATTTTAGTTGGAACTAGGTCTTTACCAAGAAGTAATACTACTTCTTCGTTACCTGTTGATGTATTGCCCGCAAAAGAATTAGCTTCTACTGGTCAAATTACATTTGACAAAGCACTGCAATATAAAATACCATCATTTAATACTGTACAAACTCCTGTAAATGATGCTACTTCCCTATTGGATCCATATGAAATTCGAAATATGGGACCTAGTAGAACATTAATTTTGATTAATGGAAAACGTAAGAATCTCAGTGCATTACTTTACACACAAACTTCTCCTGGTAGAGGTGAAACAGGTTCTGATATTTCAGCTATTCCCACAGATGCTATTAAAAGAGTAGAAATTTTAAGAGATGGAGCATCTGCTCAATATGGATCTGATGCGATTGCCGGAGTAATGAATATTATTTTAAAAGATAGTTACAAAGATGGTTCGGCAACCTTACGAACTGGTATTACTTCTGAAGGTGATGGAGAAACAATTGGCATAAGTGTTAATAATGGATCTACTATAGGAGAAGACAAAGGTTTCTTTAATTATACAGTAGATTTTTCTAAAGTTAGCCTAGCTAATCGCCCAGGAGCAGTGGACGCCGATGGGGAATTTGGTGATTTTGTTTTTGTCGATCCAAATCTTCCTGATGGAACTCCAAAACCAGATGCACCAAACATAATAATAGGAAATACAGTTGGAAGAGCTTCTGTGGATGACTTTTTAAGCCAATTTCCAGATGCTGGTAACATAAATGGTTCCCCCGAAACAGCTGCTGCCAAATTTTTAGTAAATGGAGGGTATGATATTAGTGAAAACACAGAAATATATGCTAATGCTGCTTATGTTTAT
This genomic interval carries:
- a CDS encoding TonB-dependent receptor; its protein translation is MKKLTLILFGLFTSLTFSQQIVTGTVTDALGSPIPFVNITEKGSDKGTITDDDGKYTIAVDENAILVFSFVGFQTQEVTVGTADKIDVTLLEGEALNTIIVVGSRSPKRTATDTPVAVDIIDMQDIVTKSGKIEINELLQYSAPSFNANKQSGSDGADHVDPASLRGLGPDQTLVLINGKRRHSSSLINIFGTRGRGNSGTDLNTIPATSIKRIEILRDGAAAQYGSDAIAGVINIVLKDNIDKLSGSISYGAYNTNAKGDFPDGTPNTDGNRLDTENDGNRIADDKSFDGGSVKVTANYGVGIGDKGYINFTTEYLSKNKTLRPGFDFRRGFGEAAIDGFNLFVNANVPLSEKTELYAFGGRNYRDTDAFAFTRNGGERVVTEIYPNGFTPRITSNIIDNSISAGVRTETDNGWKIDLSNTWGKNNFHYFIEGTLNASLEENSPTEFDAGGHSLSQNTINLDFSKYYPKMAQGLNLAFGAEYRTENFIIFAGEEGSYATYDINGLPIVDPATQTQPVDPDSGELRPGGSQGFPGYSPANEVDRSRSNLSLYADAELDITDAFLLAGAARFENYSDFGSTINGKLALRIKASENINIRGSISTGFRAPSLAQIYYNLRFTDFQGGIATETLLAPNNSQVTASFGIDRLKEETSLNASLGLTAKLGDFSATVDGYYIDIKDRIVLTGTFEATEIDNVNEAQFFANGVDTETVGMDLVLSWKGNYNFGTLSALLAGNVNNMYITAVNTNLDTDIFFGKREQAFLLASAPRSKFALNLNYNTEKFNAGLGLTRFSDITLVDFVDTEDEYGAKITADLTLGYKLSDQLKLTIGGNNITNEYPDQQNDGETEAGGYWDAVQMGFGGAYYYARLDFSF